CGAGGAGAGCCGGGGGATGCTGCTGGCGGCGGAAGGTAAGGACGGGCGGCTGGTACTGGCGACGGTGGATGATCCGGAAATGGAGCCAGGGCTTAAGGTGGGGTAGTCACTAGTTTCGAGTTACTAGTTTCGAGTTACTAGTTCCGAGTTTCTAGTTCCGAGTTGCGGGTGGGAGTTCTATAATTTAAAGAGTAAACGATGATGGCGACTTTTCGGAGCATAGAAGAGATTGATGCCTGGCAGAAGGCTCGTGAATTAGCGAAAGCGATCTACGCTGTGACGAGGAAAGGGACTTTTTCGAAGGATTTTGGCTTGCGCGATCAGATTCAACGGGCTAGTGTATCGGTTATGTCGAATGTAGCTGAGGGATATGAGCGGGATGGCACGAAAGAATTCATTCAGTTTCTGTCGATTGCCAAAGGCTCGGCCGGGGAAGTGAAGTCACACTTGTACGTTGCCAGGGATCAGGGATATTTGAATAAGGATGAATTCGTTGCGCTGGCAGAACTCACGGATGAAACCCGTCGGCTTATTGCCGGATTTATCTCCTACTTGAAACAATCCAGCATCAAAGGGGCCAAGTTTTAAGCATATGCCGAGAATTGACAGGCTAACAACTGTTCCCACGGAACCAGATACTTGAAACTTGAAACCTGTAACTAGATACTTCTTTTTAACAGGATGCATTTAATCGACACCCACGCGCACCTGTTTGCTGAAGACTATCAGGACA
The DNA window shown above is from Candidatus Neomarinimicrobiota bacterium and carries:
- a CDS encoding four helix bundle protein is translated as MMATFRSIEEIDAWQKARELAKAIYAVTRKGTFSKDFGLRDQIQRASVSVMSNVAEGYERDGTKEFIQFLSIAKGSAGEVKSHLYVARDQGYLNKDEFVALAELTDETRRLIAGFISYLKQSSIKGAKF